The following coding sequences lie in one Sedimentibacter sp. MB35-C1 genomic window:
- the shdC gene encoding 4-hydroxybenzoate decarboxylase subunit C — protein sequence MAKVYKDLREFLEVLEAEGQLVRVKEEVNPEPDIAAAGRAASNLGKNQPAVLFEKVKGYKHSVVTNVHGSWQNHALMLGLDKNTSTKDQFYELNKRWDKFPVPPNVVKREEAPCKENVIDKDINLFDVLPLYRINDQDGGFYISKASVVTADPEFPDDFNKLNVGTYRIQVKDKDRVGIQALSMHDIAVQLEKAEAENKELPIAITIGNNPLVTFMASTPVGYSQNEYEFVGALQDGVPTDIVKSDLYDHLYVPAGSEVVLEGHIIPRVRTVEGPFGEFPGSYSGSRLQCEVQIDRITHRTNPIFENLYLGIPWTEIDYLMALNTSVPLYKQLKETMPEVVAVNAMYTHGIGAIISTKVRYGGYAKGVAFRLLSTPHGMPYSKIVIVVDEFVDPFNLEQVMWALTTRVHPSKDVSIIENCPGMPLDPSTNPPGMHTKMIIDATTPVPPEPNPRETQILEPPAGTDEWEEKLKELLKNLNN from the coding sequence ATGGCTAAAGTTTATAAGGATTTAAGAGAATTCTTAGAAGTGCTTGAGGCAGAAGGTCAGCTTGTAAGGGTGAAAGAAGAAGTTAACCCAGAACCGGACATTGCCGCAGCAGGACGTGCCGCTTCAAATTTAGGCAAAAACCAGCCGGCAGTACTGTTTGAAAAAGTCAAAGGATACAAGCATAGCGTAGTAACTAATGTTCACGGATCGTGGCAAAATCATGCTCTTATGCTGGGACTTGACAAGAACACATCAACAAAGGATCAATTCTACGAATTAAACAAAAGATGGGACAAGTTTCCAGTGCCGCCTAATGTAGTAAAAAGAGAAGAAGCACCATGTAAGGAAAATGTTATTGACAAAGATATTAACTTGTTTGATGTCCTTCCGTTGTACCGAATAAATGATCAAGACGGTGGTTTCTATATATCAAAGGCATCTGTAGTTACAGCGGATCCTGAATTTCCAGATGATTTCAACAAGCTAAATGTCGGAACGTACCGCATTCAGGTAAAAGATAAGGACAGAGTTGGAATACAGGCTCTTTCAATGCATGATATAGCAGTGCAGTTGGAAAAAGCAGAAGCAGAAAACAAAGAGCTTCCTATAGCTATTACAATTGGTAATAACCCGTTAGTTACTTTTATGGCAAGTACTCCTGTTGGTTACAGCCAAAATGAATATGAATTTGTAGGGGCATTGCAGGATGGAGTTCCAACAGACATAGTTAAATCAGATTTATATGATCATTTATATGTTCCAGCAGGTTCAGAGGTTGTTTTGGAAGGACATATAATTCCAAGAGTAAGAACTGTTGAAGGACCTTTTGGAGAATTCCCTGGTTCTTATTCAGGATCAAGATTGCAGTGTGAAGTTCAAATAGATAGGATAACACATAGAACAAATCCAATATTTGAAAATCTCTACTTAGGTATTCCTTGGACTGAAATTGATTACTTAATGGCATTAAATACAAGCGTTCCGTTATATAAGCAGTTAAAAGAAACAATGCCGGAAGTTGTTGCAGTTAACGCTATGTACACTCATGGTATCGGAGCTATTATATCTACAAAGGTTCGTTACGGAGGGTATGCTAAGGGTGTTGCATTTAGACTACTGTCAACTCCTCACGGAATGCCTTATTCAAAGATTGTAATAGTTGTTGATGAATTTGTTGACCCATTCAATCTGGAACAGGTTATGTGGGCATTAACTACAAGAGTTCATCCAAGCAAGGACGTTTCAATAATTGAAAACTGCCCTGGTATGCCTCTTGATCCATCAACAAATCCTCCGGGAATGCATACGAAAATGATAATTGATGCAACTACTCCTGTTCCGCCGGAACCTAATCCTAGAGAAACACAAATACTGGAACCGCCTGCTGGAACTGATGAGTGGGAAGAAAAATTAAAAGAGTTACTAAAAAATCTTAACAATTAA
- a CDS encoding non-oxidative hydroxyarylic acid decarboxylases subunit D translates to MKCPRCESDKIKKITDAPKDNAWEVYVCEKCWYSWRSTENPVVIEKFKLDDEKIAHMGLIPPIPPLKK, encoded by the coding sequence ATGAAGTGTCCACGTTGTGAGTCGGATAAAATAAAAAAAATTACCGATGCCCCGAAAGACAATGCATGGGAAGTGTATGTTTGCGAAAAGTGCTGGTATTCATGGCGTTCAACTGAAAACCCTGTTGTAATAGAAAAATTCAAATTGGATGATGAGAAAATTGCTCATATGGGTTTAATACCGCCAATTCCACCGCTGAAAAAGTAA
- a CDS encoding SLC13 family permease, whose product MNKNKKLLGLLLGILVAIVINILPLEGLSAQGKMCLGLTLMTVVFWAFQIVQSGYASGLYLALLVIFNVAEPSVVFSPWVGSTMYLVIGAYLIASAVKSSGLGERIAYKFIIKFVSSYRSIIISIFVLTFILSILIPHPWPRAFLIMSVMAVVIKSANVPKEDAIKIGFTVFASSVPVSMIFLTGDSVINPLAAQASGELISWMQWFVYMGPPNIVASIITCLLILVLFKPTKEIIINKEEIKEKLDSLGQISGIEKRTIIWLAIAVVLWMTDSIHGINIGWITLLIAMLMSLPAIGGVLTPKQWGEVPVHVLLFLTAAMTIGKVGGVTGMNTWIADTILPSSIPENPYILAVIIAVISMGIHMFLGSVIAVMGIAIPALLIFTEPMGISPIITTLLVYTSIGIHYILPFHHLNMLVGQGEENGMYGQKEVMKLGIPLIAVVFIIVLLEVPYWKMIGLF is encoded by the coding sequence ATGAATAAGAATAAAAAGCTATTAGGATTATTATTAGGCATTCTTGTAGCAATTGTTATAAACATTCTTCCATTGGAAGGCTTGTCAGCTCAAGGTAAAATGTGCTTGGGATTAACACTTATGACAGTAGTGTTCTGGGCTTTTCAAATCGTTCAGTCAGGCTATGCATCAGGACTTTATCTAGCACTGCTTGTTATATTTAATGTTGCTGAACCATCAGTCGTGTTCTCTCCTTGGGTTGGGAGCACAATGTACTTAGTAATCGGCGCGTATCTAATTGCTTCTGCCGTAAAAAGTTCTGGATTAGGAGAAAGAATAGCATATAAGTTTATAATAAAATTCGTAAGTTCTTATAGAAGTATTATTATATCTATATTTGTGCTTACTTTTATTTTAAGTATACTAATTCCTCATCCTTGGCCAAGAGCTTTTCTAATTATGTCAGTTATGGCAGTAGTAATAAAAAGCGCAAATGTTCCTAAGGAGGATGCAATTAAAATAGGATTCACTGTTTTTGCATCATCTGTTCCTGTTTCAATGATATTTTTAACCGGAGACAGTGTTATTAATCCTCTGGCAGCACAGGCATCAGGAGAGTTAATAAGCTGGATGCAGTGGTTTGTCTACATGGGACCTCCCAACATTGTTGCAAGTATAATAACCTGCTTACTGATTCTCGTATTATTTAAACCGACTAAAGAAATTATAATAAATAAAGAAGAGATAAAAGAAAAACTAGATTCTCTGGGACAAATATCAGGTATAGAAAAAAGAACAATTATATGGCTTGCTATTGCAGTTGTGTTGTGGATGACAGATTCCATACACGGTATAAATATAGGATGGATTACACTTCTCATAGCCATGCTGATGAGTTTACCTGCTATTGGAGGGGTACTTACACCGAAGCAGTGGGGGGAAGTACCGGTACATGTGCTTTTGTTTCTAACCGCAGCCATGACAATAGGAAAGGTTGGAGGAGTAACCGGTATGAATACATGGATAGCAGACACTATCTTGCCTTCATCAATTCCTGAAAATCCGTATATACTGGCAGTTATAATAGCAGTAATATCCATGGGAATACATATGTTCTTGGGAAGTGTAATAGCCGTAATGGGAATAGCTATTCCAGCTCTGTTAATATTTACTGAACCTATGGGAATAAGTCCTATAATAACTACATTACTGGTATATACTTCAATCGGTATACACTACATTCTTCCTTTCCACCATTTGAATATGCTTGTGGGACAAGGAGAAGAAAACGGTATGTATGGGCAAAAAGAAGTAATGAAGCTGGGAATCCCATTGATTGCGGTAGTTTTTATAATTGTTTTGTTAGAAGTGCCATATTGGAAAATGATAGGTTTATTTTAA
- a CDS encoding UbiX family flavin prenyltransferase: MRLVVGISGASGVILGYHMLKALKAYPECETHLVISEGARVTFGLETELKIEDVESLADVVHSNNNLAASISSGSFRTDGMVVIPCSMKTLSGIACGYAENLLIRAADVCLKENRKVVLVPREMPFGKVHIRNMKEVSDLGCVIIPPLLTFYNNPQTIEEQVNHIIGKVLMQFGFDHKKFIAWEGKSCGDSKL, encoded by the coding sequence ATGAGATTAGTTGTAGGAATTTCAGGTGCCAGCGGAGTAATACTTGGATACCATATGTTGAAGGCTTTAAAGGCTTACCCAGAATGTGAAACGCATCTGGTAATTTCTGAGGGAGCAAGAGTAACATTTGGACTTGAAACAGAATTAAAGATTGAGGATGTGGAAAGCCTTGCTGATGTTGTTCACAGCAACAATAACCTGGCGGCTTCTATTTCAAGCGGCTCATTCAGGACGGATGGAATGGTTGTTATACCCTGCAGCATGAAGACTTTATCAGGAATTGCATGCGGGTATGCAGAAAATTTGCTCATACGTGCAGCTGATGTATGCTTAAAAGAAAATAGAAAAGTTGTGTTGGTTCCCAGAGAAATGCCATTTGGAAAGGTACATATAAGAAATATGAAGGAAGTTTCGGATTTAGGATGTGTTATAATTCCTCCTCTATTAACATTTTACAACAATCCTCAAACAATTGAGGAACAAGTTAATCATATAATAGGGAAAGTGCTCATGCAGTTTGGATTTGACCACAAAAAATTTATCGCATGGGAAGGTAAAAGTTGTGGTGATTCGAAGCTTTAA
- a CDS encoding aldehyde dehydrogenase family protein: MNYNDEIKNMVEKSKIALQQLEDCTQAQADNMCRVIAKAVAGEARKLAEMAVKETGMGNVEDKVLKNSNIGDGIWTTMKNQKSVGIIREDEELGLTYVAKPKGVIGCVTPTTNPSLTSLGNAMLALKGRNTVIIAPHPRAKNVTEYTVDLMNKALKSIGAPENVIQIITEPSIEKTKELMSTVDVVVATGGMAMVKSAYSSGKPAFGVGQGNVQVIVGDDCNDYDKVARDIIMSRSFDNGIICAGDQCAIVHKDCEQLLVDALVRNGAYYSDKSDVIEKFKSVIFEDGHTAKEAVGKPILEVAEKAGVKIPEETRIVVLKAFRHGAEEPLCSEKMCPVLTLLTYDDFEEAVEIARTNLLFQGAGHTAVLHSNNKEYIEYASLRIPVCRLLVNVPGIASTGIGMMANIKPTPSIGCGSWGNNSISENLTYEHLINVSVIALPSKNKAQTSEEIWAD; encoded by the coding sequence ATGAACTATAACGACGAAATAAAAAACATGGTTGAAAAATCCAAAATAGCATTGCAACAACTTGAAGATTGTACTCAAGCTCAAGCTGATAATATGTGTAGAGTAATTGCTAAAGCTGTAGCAGGTGAAGCTCGTAAGCTTGCTGAAATGGCTGTAAAAGAAACTGGTATGGGCAATGTGGAGGACAAAGTTTTAAAAAACTCTAATATTGGAGATGGCATTTGGACAACAATGAAAAACCAAAAGTCGGTAGGCATCATTAGAGAAGATGAAGAACTTGGGTTGACATATGTAGCAAAGCCAAAGGGAGTCATAGGTTGTGTAACTCCTACAACAAATCCATCATTGACTTCACTTGGCAACGCTATGCTAGCTCTTAAAGGAAGAAATACGGTTATTATTGCTCCACATCCTAGAGCGAAAAACGTTACCGAATATACAGTTGATCTTATGAATAAGGCGCTTAAGAGTATTGGAGCACCTGAAAATGTTATTCAGATTATAACAGAGCCTTCTATTGAAAAAACTAAAGAACTTATGAGCACTGTGGATGTTGTTGTTGCAACAGGAGGAATGGCAATGGTTAAATCTGCTTATTCCAGCGGAAAGCCGGCATTTGGCGTAGGGCAAGGTAATGTTCAGGTTATTGTAGGCGATGATTGTAATGATTATGATAAGGTTGCACGCGACATAATTATGAGCAGAAGCTTTGATAATGGTATAATATGCGCAGGAGATCAGTGTGCTATAGTTCATAAGGACTGCGAACAATTGCTTGTAGATGCGCTTGTGAGAAACGGAGCTTATTATAGCGATAAATCTGATGTTATAGAAAAATTCAAATCGGTTATATTTGAAGATGGACATACAGCAAAAGAAGCAGTTGGCAAACCGATACTTGAAGTGGCTGAAAAGGCTGGTGTAAAGATTCCTGAAGAAACTAGAATTGTGGTACTGAAAGCTTTCAGACACGGAGCTGAAGAACCATTGTGTTCTGAAAAAATGTGTCCTGTGCTTACATTACTGACATATGATGACTTTGAGGAAGCTGTTGAAATTGCAAGAACAAATTTGCTGTTCCAAGGAGCCGGTCATACTGCCGTACTTCATTCAAACAATAAGGAATATATTGAATATGCCAGCTTGAGAATTCCTGTGTGCAGGCTTCTTGTCAATGTTCCCGGAATTGCTTCGACTGGTATAGGTATGATGGCAAACATTAAACCTACACCAAGTATAGGATGTGGTTCGTGGGGCAACAACAGCATTTCTGAAAACCTTACATACGAGCACCTTATTAATGTTTCGGTCATTGCTTTACCATCAAAAAATAAAGCTCAGACTTCCGAAGAAATTTGGGCTGATTAG
- a CDS encoding AraC family transcriptional regulator, whose amino-acid sequence MIVADMKKIMATAPSQIQPWVKAEAIDYIESCQELNPISIKSNALFSQFTTGKGESANLELIADASTNFVFECIPSEPKAYFYGTSLLRQTIPLKPNTTYFIVKPYSLFGVKGWKMPPTECRDQHTLLNNLLETNDIEYKIIQASTFQNRIDLFKEHYIDNWLDVDYSVCFEEYLAIILYMNHLTITMDEIAELSGYSKRYCRKRFTSEYGISPQKYIKIFRFQNTLRMLLDRRFKRSLIQISNENGYFDEAHFIKDFKAYMGLSPDSFKNKYASLVEKEN is encoded by the coding sequence ATGATAGTTGCAGATATGAAAAAGATTATGGCAACAGCTCCGTCACAGATCCAACCATGGGTGAAAGCAGAAGCAATAGATTACATAGAATCATGTCAAGAACTAAATCCAATATCTATTAAATCGAATGCTTTGTTTAGTCAATTTACAACAGGAAAGGGAGAAAGCGCAAATCTTGAACTCATAGCAGATGCTTCAACAAATTTCGTATTTGAGTGTATTCCATCAGAGCCAAAGGCATATTTCTATGGAACAAGTTTATTACGCCAAACGATCCCCTTGAAACCTAATACTACATATTTTATTGTCAAGCCATACTCACTTTTTGGTGTAAAAGGCTGGAAAATGCCGCCGACAGAATGTCGCGATCAGCATACACTTCTGAATAATTTGTTGGAAACAAATGATATTGAATATAAAATAATTCAGGCATCAACTTTTCAAAACAGAATAGATCTGTTTAAGGAGCATTATATTGATAATTGGTTGGACGTTGATTATTCAGTTTGTTTTGAAGAGTATCTAGCCATAATTCTGTATATGAATCATCTTACAATTACAATGGATGAGATTGCAGAGCTTTCAGGCTACAGCAAACGTTATTGCAGAAAAAGATTTACATCGGAATATGGTATTTCACCACAGAAATATATAAAAATATTTCGATTTCAAAACACTTTGCGTATGCTGCTTGACAGAAGATTTAAACGCAGCCTTATTCAAATATCAAATGAGAATGGGTATTTTGATGAGGCTCACTTTATCAAAGATTTTAAGGCGTACATGGGATTAAGCCCTGATAGCTTTAAAAACAAGTATGCAAGCTTGGTTGAAAAGGAGAATTAA
- a CDS encoding bifunctional enoyl-CoA hydratase/phosphate acetyltransferase, giving the protein MYVKNFAHLMELSREKKSKKIAVVAADDNEVLEVVAKAEENGLAEFILIGDKAKIEKLISSSDLKLKSEIIDESDHKKAADLAVDLVVKGKAGSLMKGMLHSSVFLKAILNKEKGLNTGRHITQISILEKKNKDGLMFITDCAITVNPDLLGKKEVLENAVDLAHKLGNEKPKVAVLASLEVVNPGMQDTIDAAVLSKMAERGQIKGCVVDGPFAFDNAVSLEAAKAKGISGPVAGNADIIVVPNLTVGNALTKSITYVARKTVVAATVGAAVPIVFTSRTESTEGKLLSIALASYIS; this is encoded by the coding sequence ATGTATGTAAAAAATTTTGCACATCTTATGGAACTTTCAAGGGAAAAAAAATCAAAAAAAATAGCAGTAGTTGCCGCAGATGATAATGAGGTCCTGGAGGTAGTTGCTAAAGCTGAAGAGAATGGACTTGCTGAATTCATATTAATAGGCGATAAAGCAAAGATAGAAAAATTAATTTCTTCAAGCGATTTGAAGTTGAAATCAGAAATTATAGATGAAAGCGATCATAAAAAAGCCGCTGATTTAGCAGTAGATTTGGTGGTTAAAGGTAAAGCCGGATCTTTAATGAAAGGGATGCTTCATTCATCGGTATTTTTAAAAGCTATACTAAATAAAGAAAAGGGCTTAAATACCGGCAGGCATATAACTCAGATTTCTATTTTGGAAAAGAAAAATAAAGATGGATTAATGTTTATTACTGATTGTGCTATTACAGTTAATCCTGATTTATTAGGCAAAAAAGAAGTTCTTGAAAATGCAGTGGATTTAGCTCATAAACTGGGTAATGAAAAGCCTAAGGTTGCTGTATTGGCATCACTTGAAGTAGTAAATCCTGGTATGCAGGATACTATAGATGCGGCAGTATTAAGCAAGATGGCTGAAAGAGGACAAATTAAAGGATGCGTAGTTGACGGCCCGTTTGCTTTTGATAATGCAGTATCATTGGAGGCAGCAAAAGCGAAAGGGATTTCAGGCCCTGTTGCCGGAAATGCGGATATAATTGTTGTACCCAATCTTACGGTTGGAAACGCATTGACTAAATCAATTACATATGTTGCCAGAAAGACAGTTGTTGCAGCAACAGTTGGTGCAGCTGTTCCAATTGTATTTACTTCAAGAACAGAATCTACTGAAGGGAAACTTCTTTCAATAGCATT